Proteins from a genomic interval of Maniola jurtina chromosome 8, ilManJurt1.1, whole genome shotgun sequence:
- the LOC123867876 gene encoding zinc finger protein Noc, translating to MVVLEDGAMMTTNPNQYLQPDYLTPLPSSLDSKKSPLALLAQTCSQIGADTLASKPLLPPLDKKKSVNSVNSDSISRSSPSASKPDKPRSSPESKHLAFKPYEVNVVTKKPEENRPSSKASSDSSDDKKSGKSTPGRKSTPPTTENGKSSPSSDRKSSPAGSSGTSPIIRSGLEVLGHGKDHLGAFKNLPGLPGFNPLVGLCCPPGMEQHANPAFRPPYAGAPLSAHHAAMLAAAAGFPGSTNPYLGYARVKTPAGGETLIPVCKDPYCTGCQFSVNNHHLLMSNGACPAGCTQCEHQKYNLAMAMALSQQGAGSLPYAQMSRPYICNWIVGESYCGKRFGNSEELLQHLRSHTTDGSTPSSTSSQPSLLNPLNPLFTTAGLRGAYPTAPLSPLSASRYHPYSKALPASLGSSPYGAFNPALGPFYSPYAMYGQRLGAAAVHQ from the exons ATGGTGGTGCTTGAAGACGGGGCAATGATGACTACCAACCCTAATCAATATCTCCAGCCAGATTATTTAACACCACTTCCCTCTtct TTGGACTCCAAGAAAAGTCCGCTCGCGCTTTTAGCGCAAACTTGCAGTCAGATCGGCGCGGACACTTTAGCGTCTAAACCGCTGCTGCCACCGCTCGACAAAAAGAAATCAGTGAACAGTGTTAACAGTGATTCTATCAGTCGTTCGTCACCTAGTGCTAGTAAACCGGATAAACCGCGTTCTTCGCCGGAAAGCAAACATTTAGCTTTCAAACCATACGAAGTTAATGTTGTTACTAAGAAACCTGAAGAAAACCGGCCATCATCGAAAGCAAGTTCCGATAGTTCTGATGATAAAAAATCTGGGAAAAGTACTCCCGGACGAAAATCTACGCCGCCTACTACAGAAAATGGCAAAAGCAGCCCATCCAGTGACCGCAAATCTTCACCGGCTGGATCTTCAGGCACGAGCCCGATAATTCGATCGGGGTTGGAAGTGTTAGGGCATGGAAAAGATCATCTAGGCGCTTTCAAAAATTTACCCGGCCTACCTGGATTCAACCCACTCGTCGGATTGTGTTGTCCTCCTGGAATGGAACAGCATGCGAACCCAGCCTTCCGTCCGCCGTATGCAGGAGCCCCATTGAGCGCCCATCACGCCGCAATGTTAGCAGCAGCCGCCGGGTTCCCAGGATCCACAAACCCTTACCTCGGTTACGCTAGAGTCAAAACACCTGCCGGCGGAGAAACTCTAATTCCAGTTTGCAAAGACCCTTACTGCACTGGTTGCCAATTCTCCGTCAACAATCATCACCTACTCATGAGCAACGGCGCATGCCCCGCCGGCTGCACGCAGTGTGAACATCAAAAGTACAACTTAGCGATGGCCATGGCGCTCTCACAGCAAGGGGCCGGAAGCCTGCCGTACGCGCAAATGAGCCGCCCCTATATTTGTAATTGGATTGTTGGTGAATCCTATTGCGGAAAACGTTTTGGGAACTCTGAGGAGCTTTTGCAACATTTGAGAAGTCACACAACGGACGGATCCACTCCTTCCTCGACGTCTTCACAGCCATCGCTATTAAATCCGCTGAATCCTTTGTTTACGACAGCTGGGCTTCGCGGAGCGTATCCGACGGCACCGTTGAGCCCGCTTTCGGCGAGCCGCTACCATCCTTATTCCAAAGCTCTACCTGCAAGTCTGGGCTCGTCTCCTTATGGTGCCTTCAATCCGGCACTGGGGCCTTTCTACTCGCCTTACGCCATGTACGGCCAGAGGCTCGGAGCAGCTGCAGTGCACCAATAA